TTGACCTCGGCATCGGATATTTATTTGAAAAAAATCCGCAAATTGAATTTTCCATGCTGTATTACGACACGTTCGAGCTGATGGTCTCCCCGGATCATCCGTTGGCCAAACATACGCATACGACAATCGACGCGCTAAAAGACGTTCCTTTCATTATGCTGACTCCCGACACAGCCGGGAGGCGATTTGTCGACCAGGTCTTTCAAAAATTCGGCATCGTTCCGCAGACGGTCATGGAGCTTTCCAGCAGCGAAGAGGTGAAGCGCATGGTTGAGTTAAACATGGGCGTGGCGATCATCTCCAAATTATCAATCGCGAATGAATTGAAAATGGGCACGCTAAAAATGATCAAGGTCGATGATCTGGAGATTATGCACCCGGTTGGCGTCATGTATAAAGCCGGCCGCTATCTGAACGCGGCGATGCGGCAGTTTTTGCGCGATTTGCAGGGAATGCCGGAAAC
The genomic region above belongs to Bacilli bacterium and contains:
- a CDS encoding LysR family transcriptional regulator substrate-binding protein; this translates as DLGIGYLFEKNPQIEFSMLYYDTFELMVSPDHPLAKHTHTTIDALKDVPFIMLTPDTAGRRFVDQVFQKFGIVPQTVMELSSSEEVKRMVELNMGVAIISKLSIANELKMGTLKMIKVDDLEIMHPVGVMYKAGRYLNAAMRQFLRDLQGMPETTFLGTE